In the Perca flavescens isolate YP-PL-M2 chromosome 10, PFLA_1.0, whole genome shotgun sequence genome, attttcagttcccgTGACAGGCAGTCTGTGCTTTTACCTTAGTGCGGCCTatttgtacatacctcgccatgcttttatgcacacgttgcgaaacaaatacgtctgaagtgggcgcaaaagcgttagtacatctggccctgtGTGTATGGCGAATGCAATGTTGTGACCTTACCTGTAACGTCCCCATTTGACCCACAGTATGTCCTTAATACGAGGCCTCTTTCCAGCTTTGCAGTCATTGCAGAACCAGCTGCCCTGAGGCATCTCTATATTCAAACATTCTCGATGGAAAGCAGCAGGACAGGCCTCACAACACAGCAGACTACCCCCTACAAAATCACAGCAAAACAAATCAATTatgttattttcattattagtttattgcttatatttttgtatttatcgGTCTATTGTCAGAGCCCAAAGCTTATTTTGTtcaattaacattttaaaacccCAAAAGGTGTTACACGTACAACAATATGACACAAACAGGGAAAATCAAGCAATTTGTGAGGCCTAACCAGTAAATAAACACAGATGATTGATCTATTATCACACATGGAGATAAGGCAgttaaatcaaaataacttGACTGTGACCATTGATTTTCATTAAATCATAATCAATTCATATGTGTTATTAATGATTACTCAAACATGTGGTAATGCAAAGACATATTTATTTAGTGTTGCATGGGCAGACCCTGGGTTTCAGAGACAGATCTGTCAGATTAGACAGCATACAAGAAGGAAAAGCAGCACTTGGACATGGTGATGGTTAAAATTACCACAAAACCAGACCAGACTTACCCTCAGAGCATACAAAGCACCAGCTAACGTTGATGTGTTCATGGTTCTTGCAGCCCTTGCGGGGAGTGAAGTGGTTTGGACAGAGGAAACTGTTGTTTGCCAGCACCAAGCTGCCTGCTGCCATACAGTTGTCGTTAGCATGATAGGCCACAGGACAGCGTACACAACGAGCCAGCCTACCTGCGATAAAAACACAGGAGCAAAGACAGCTTAATCCATGCCCAACATTTAATTAAAGTTAAGTAACATTAACCCGATAACACAGAGTGCTCTCAGTCCACTGAATTGAGCGGCCGATGCCTAGCCAAAATCCTGTGTGCAGCAAGTGTTTTATAGAGCCAGGATAAATTGCCAAAATCCTAGCTGACACACACTGTTTGCATTGCAGCATCAGGTGCTGTTTCAAGGATGTTGTATGAGCAAAGCATCTCAGACTACTGCCACGGTTTCTTATGACACATGAGTAAAGATGCCAAAGAGTTATCACTTATAGCCACTATAATTAGGTATAGCTCTCCATTTACAGCTCACTGCTACAGACAGTGAGTCGCTCATATAAATCACAAAGCTAAAAAGCCCTGTAATAATAAGTTTAGAAGAGACAATTACTCAACATTGTTGATATAATACACtgctgcatatatctatattatttgtactattataatgttattgctgctacattgcacatatctgtacatcttgttcatacattgttcatattacatagccatatttattctgctcttataaggtaactgctaatacgctgcacacatttatatttaatttatattactctaaaccaccttctgtTATTATCCAACTGTACACTAcactatatttcttgtcctgtctatacttgaatatcacattgcacttttatgctatttttgcacttctggttggacacaaactgcatttcattgtctttgtacttgtactctgcacaatgacaataaagttgaatctaatctaatctaaaacaTTGTGTGCTGATTGATAACCGAGAATGAAATTCTTAAAACCTCAAGCAGCAAAAGGCATTGATGGGCTCCAGGAATGTCAGATAACAATGAGATGAAGCTAACTGGCACATGATCACCAAAAAGTAGTGAAGTAGTGAAAGCAGGTTCAgagtttggtaaaaaaaaattaaaccaacAACATGGAACCATTTTACAGGACAGTCAACCCTACAGGATGGTGCTGAGGGTGCTCAGGAGCGTCCTATTAGCAACTTAGTGTATAAACATTGTTGATAAGCaggtcaaacaaacattttaaaaatcagGATATGTAGGACGCTGTAAAATCAACATGGCTTCGAATATTTGTGGACCATTTCTAACATGTCATAGGTATCATATCATTTGTGGTTTAAATCCACGGGCAAAAGTGGAGCTTACCTTTAGAGCTACAGATGTTGAGAGGGTTGGTGATGTGGCAGGACAGACACACGTGCAAAGGGCAGCGGAAGCCTTTGTTATGTGGCTGGGTCGCTGAGTACGCCAATATACAGTTGGTGTGGTAGAACTTCCCACACAATGGTATGATGCAGCGCTTTACCCCATTATCAGACTTCTTACACACAAAGCATGTGTGGACACCTGAAAGCAACAGCAACAAGTACGTTTTTTGAAGTGTGTAAGGACACTCATTTTATGAACAGTGACAGATTCAGACACAAGGTGTACACACCAGCGTTGCATTCACGACAGaggaatttccccttgggagCCACTGATAGGCCAATACACTGCAGGTGAAAGGCTCCATAACAGTGGCCGTCACACACCAGCAGCTCTCCTGTCCTCTCACACACctgcacaaacgcacacaaatacacaatgaGAAACATGTTGATGATCTAAGCATTACAAAGAAATGATGTGTCAGGAGCCAAGCCAtacaaagcaaaaaaatatatactttctGGTAGATTATCTCACCTGACAGACATTCTCCTTTAAGGATGTTTTCCCTTTTACATCCACTTGAGAAGAGAGGCTGTCATTCAAACTAACAGACAGCACCTACATAGATGAAAAGGAGAAACTGTTACACTCAATGGATACTCAACGGATACAAGGCTATAGATTATTTTCCTCTTCGATGGATGACCAATGTCTTATTAGCCGAACAATACAACATGCACACCTCAGGTTTGGGAGTTCCAGTGTGTACATTTTGTTTCTCTTCAGTGCTGCAGGCCTCCACCTCGGCCTCCTGCTTGGGGGTCTTAGATCCTGGAAGGCTGGGAGGCCTGTTTGGAGTGAGGACCACGGGGAGATCTTTGCTTTCTGAGTGCTGGGGGGCAGCAGCAGGGGCAGAGGATGTGCTCGGTACAGGCTTCTCTTTTTTCACAGATTCAACCTATCCAATGTGAGATTTCATTGTGTATGGGAtggttaaatatattttttaacatcattGGCGGTATATGAGGATAGTGGTGGCTTTGAGTTTGGGCTTTTGTAGTACCTGAGTTTTCTTGGCTAACACTTTCACCTCTGAGGTAACTCCACTGTGTCGCTTTGGCTCCTAGAAAACAAACAGATTGTGAAATAAATTTAATATTTCCTAGTCCAAAACAGTAACTGGAGTAGTTGAAACACCACTGCCATCTAAATGCCAACATACCTTCATCTTTGTATGAGCAACAGACACTTCTTCTATGGTACATTCCAGCACCTTATGCAACAGCTTCCTTGGCCTCTTTCTTTCTTGGACCAACAACCCTGTGTCTAAAGTAAAAATAACTAATTCATGCATTATATATTCAAATGTAAAAGTATGCATCCCTGGGACAGACAATTATTTCAgaataacatttttttaaaccttctATCCAGCAACACCAGTCATCCAGTTTACATTACACAGCAAGACAGTTGATGCTGGATTAAACATAATAATCCTATAAACCTATTTACCAGATTCAGGAGGTGGATCAGTTTCTTCTGCTGTCTCTGCATCAAGGGAGGGTCGTGTTGTGGCTGGAGATACTGAGAATGCTACGGGAGAAAGTTCATACTGAGGTGGACTCTGTTCCTGCTCTGCCGAAGCCTCGGTGGGCTCAACAGAAGACGAGGCTGAGGTATTTCTTTCCGGTGTGGTGCTGAGATCATAGTGTGCTGTCATCCCTGATGTCTGCTGGGTACACACATGCAAACGAAGCATCAAGTTCCAATCGTGTTTTTTTAAGAGATGAGAAGTCTACCAAGTTGTTATTTGGTTCTGCAATGGCATCTTGATAACCTAGCAAGACGACCATAAATGATGGAAGGAGTCACCTATTTGTACACACGTAATAAGAAATGTGCGATTCTAAAGCTGTCCACCCACGAGGTAGGGCGCAGAGCATAGCGCAGGCACTTCAGAGGCAGAGTCAGGTATACGTCCTCACTGCTTCTGGCTACCTCCTTATCTCATTGGTTTCGCTTTAAAAAAGGTCAGCGGCGACGAAgttaaagttgaaataattttaaCTTTGAGTGCAGCGCCCAGTGGCAATTTTGAGCGGTGCGCCAGGCCAAGGGTAGAGCTTCCTCCTAGTTGTCTCCACCGCTCTCCCCATTGGAAAGAAAATGGCACAGCCAGCAGTTTTACCACAGAGCATGTGTAGGCAGCTTAATGGTGCTTTAGTTAAAGTACGAGGAGATTAGTTTAATGTTTACAGAGAAAAATACTGTAATTTGatatttaatttagtttcttGAATACACAGAATATTCAAGAACCAAATTAATGAATGATACTTTATAATTACCAGTTCTAATTATCAGCTGCTGGAAACTAAAAGAAAGAGGAACATCTTACCATTTTGGAAGATTCTGCGGTGTGtttctttgatttcttttttgggACAAATATTTGTTCATAATCCTCAGTTGACTCCAGGAGCCTTTTAGTGGGTTTCCGGAGACGTTTGTTCTCTGAATGTCCTGTGTAAACgcacataaaatacatttacacatttaatcATTTGGCAGACATTTTCGTCCAAAGTGACATTCAAATGAGGTCCAATCCAAGCCAAAGTAGATCAAGGCAAAGACTTCAAGAAAAAGTGcctcaaaacaacaaatatacaGGTATAACACTTTCCTACTCCTTTTACCATCATCAGTTTGTATCTCACCGGCTGTACTGCTTGCCTCTGAGAAGTGCAAGTCATTCTCTGCCTGCTTCTCAACTCCCAGATCAAGATCTGGTGATGCTCTCATGGTGTAAGACCCATTCATTTCAGCAGACACCTCATTCATAACTTCACCCTTATTCTGGGCAGCCCCATCAACCATCTGCCAGCGCTTCTTTGGAGCCACTGCGGATCCTGAGTTCTTATCGAGGTAGCTGGCCGAGGGATCAGCAGCAGCGGGAGGACAGCACCTAGGATCAGCTAAGTCAGCGTGGCCGCTAACAAACTCCCTGCCGTAAGCCAAACCAGCGAGGTCCGAAGAAAGGCCAGGAATGCTGAGTTTCAGTTTGGCAGGTATCCTTTGTTTTCTACGCTGCTTGTCTGAGCTCCTGATCTGAGAGCGAACAGGAAAGTCTTCACAATGGTAGGTGCCAGCTGACATGATAGCTTTAGTCCTATTCTTGGCTTTCACCGCTGCGTTTTTGGGTGTTGTGGATTTCCCTGACCTCCCATTCTCTGTTTTGATCCCTTTGGTTAAACCATCACAAGAACCCTTCATCAGATCTCCTTCTGCAGAAGTAGGCATGACCAGGGGTTCCTCCTTGATGAGGACTGGCGATGGCGGGAGAGCCAGGGGTTTACCTTCTTGTTCTCTTGTATCGTGCATGTCCTTCAGGAGCATCAGGAAGGTGCTGAATTTATAATTGGAATCAGGCCGGAAATTTATTAATTCAGAGTCACTGCTGTCCTCCTTCACAAGAGATTTAAACATTAGTTCCTTGACATCCTGGAAAGGATCCACTGGAGACAGAGATGAGGACGGGGAAGTAGAAGACGATAGATCTGGGTTTTCGGTCTTGATCTTAACTGGTTGGGCAGTGGGTGCACTTGAATCGACGCAATTAGACTTTATCAATGAGCCATTACGAATTTGTTTCTTATCAGGCTTCCTTGCACGTCTTTTTACAGAGCTGTGATTTGTGGAGGATGACGCATTGCTGATGGTGATTGGCGATTCCAAGTGTAGAGACCTTTCAGTTTTGATGGGTGCATCAGTAGGTGTATTGTCAAGACACTCATCAGTGAGGGCATTTGTTGAGATTTGGCTTGTGGCCAGGGCATCTTTGAGATCTGTCTCTTCCTCTGCTTTCAGAGCCCTCGTCATCAGACGGCTGCTGGCAGGAAGATTCATAGAGTGCTTTTCAGTTGAACTGTACGACAATTCACTACAGCTGCCCAAACCCTGTTCAGAATTTGTATCTTTAGATGTCAATTTATTTGTTAAAATGCTAGAGGATTCACAGGGATCTGTAGAAGGGTTCACTATTTCAGTAAACTTTGTTTTAGCTTTTGTTGAACCTGGTTCTTTTCTGAACAATCTGTCTATATCCTGTATTGCAGGCACGGCTGTGCGTTTGGGGCGATGCAGTATTGGAACTGAATCCAGGTCTGCATAAGGCGAGTCCTTTGGCTCATCTTTTAGTGCACGAGTTGTTGTATGAAACTGATCCGCCGTGTTTGTGATGGTAGATAATTCCTTTGATCCACCAACTATATGGCCAAATATGTCTGacaaacatttctttttcttcttacaAGTTTTGCTCTTATTGGATTGAattgcagcagagttttttatGAGATTGTGCTTATTTCCGTTAGGGGCCATATTGGGTAATGGGGATCGACCAGGATccacagagacagagggggcCTCCTGTGGCTTTTCAGTAGGGAGTGGGCTAGGCACACGCTCCTCTCCGTTGACAGATATCGAAAGCACGCTTTCAGTATTCCTTTGTCGCTCTGGGAGCAGAACCTCAGCTTCTGCCACACTGACTTTCCACGCAGTGAGTAAACTTTTGGGTATCTGCCAAGAACAAAAATAACATTCAAAATAGTGTTCACAATAACATTATGTGATATTTCTCAAGTAATTTCATGAACTTACCGTATATTTATAGTTTTTCTCCTTCTGCTTCCCTCTCCGTCTTAGCACAGGCAGGTCTTCAAACTGATGGCCTCCTTCAAAAGAAAGTATGGCATTCCCGGGGACCCAGGCACCTTCTACAATCTCCCCAATCGTCTCCAGGAAATACATCCGACAAGGACGGGGACTGGGAActgaagcaaaataaaaaataacggtcaatttattaaatactttgcacacacacacacagtataattTGTTTGGTTGGTGTAAACCTGTCAGGTAAAGGTTGAGTTGTGGGAAATAAATTGACTATAAAAATCCATATTCGAATCAAACCTTCTCTCCTTCACTAGTCTTTATAATTGAAACCTCACCTTTCATCTTAGTGTAGATCGCCTGGTCTGGGTCACAGGTGATGTGGCAGGGCCACCAGGGCCGTCTGTTGAATTTAGCCCACACCAAGTCCCCTTCCACGTATTTTACTGCAGGAAGAGGCCTTTTCTTTGGGCTGTTGGACTAACCAGGAcaataaaaatactttaataTCTCATACACAAAACGGTGGTATTGTATATCATATCATGAGTATCAAATCAAAATTCATTCAGACATTTTTGAGTAATAGCAGATTAAAAGATGAGATCATATTTTGCATTATTTACCTTTGCATCCCAATATAATATTTACACTGTTAGGAACCTGTATTGTCTATTGTGTTAGCACTGATTGTCAACTGTTCTGTTGTTTTGTGTTCATATTTTACACATGGTCCACTACATTTCTAAAAGATTGATAAAATTATACTTAGCATGGCTTTGTTACAGGTCTACAGCTAGTAGCAGGCAAGTGGTCCAGGTTCAATCAAATTATTACTTAGTTATCACTACAGCGCATGGGCATTAGTACTGCCTTTCTCAGTGGAAATACATAACCAAGATAATCTTTCACAACATCATGTAGCCTTGGTTGTACAGAGGTAAAGATAAAGTAAGTATCCCAGGTGTTGCAGACTCACATTTGAGTTGGTACCAGCTGGTGAACTAAGTCCAGGGTCAACAGGAGAGGTAAGTTCACCATCACTGTCTGATTCCTCACCCAAGCTCCACCCATCTCTCATAGTGATTTCTGGCAGTGCGCTGGGGCTTAGTGTAGGGTTGAGTTCAGATATAGTTTTGGACATTAGGTTAAAAACAGTAGGTTTGTATGTTCTTTTATCCACTCCTGAGCTGCTTGAAGTCTTATTGTCAGTCACAGTTCGGTCCTGACTCAACTTTGGCGAGTGGTGAAAAGGCGCCATGTCCTCACTACTACTGTCTTCcccatcctcatcctcctccttgATGTCACTGCTGTCAAACAGGTTGGACTCAAAATGCAGGTAGCCATTGGGGATGGGAGAACAGCGCTCCATGCTGTCAGGACTGTGAGGGGAGAAGCCATTTCTGTTCACGTCCTGCAGAGTCTCAAAGGGATCCATATCCTCATTGCTTGGAGAAGGAGGCAGCTGGACTGACGGTGCCTCAAACTCACCATCATCACTGATTGGGCTTGCACAGTGCAAGTGGTTCCTAGGATGGAGGTCCCTCTCTAGGTCAGGCCTGTTGACCACAGTGCTCTGGTCCTGCTGCCTCTTCAGCGGGCTGTAGCAGTGAGATCGGTCTGGCTGACTGTACCCCAGTACAGCTGGCTGTTTGAGGCTAGAGGATGGCTGCTGCCCGGCTGACGGTTGGTCTGACCCACGTCTCACAATGCCACATTGGTTTCCATAGGAAGTGCCCACAAGACCATTGCGGGGCCTCCGCTCTGGCTGGCCTGAGCCAAACACTGAGCCTCCCCTTACAGCCGGTCTGTACGATTGATTCATGTTGTCATGGTTAtatcctgtcaaataaaaaaaagaagcaggtTAGACGAGGAAAAATGTGCCATTTAAGTTTCTCACAAACTATAATCTGTGAGAGTTAATGAGACTTGTAGgctaggcctactgtaaataaaataaagcatgCTGACTGACAGGCACATAAAAACGTTGCGGAAATAGAGCGACAATCGAATATCGAGTAAACACAAACAGAAGGAACCTTCCAGCCATGAACTGttcgtgcacacacacacacacactaataagcCGACATCGCATGGCCTCCATACTAGAGGCCGGTCGGActgaacaagaaaaaaacacagaacacagcCGCTGATCTGTTCCTTTGAAACATTTCATTCACAAACTATGAGAAAATAGTACCGCTTTGTCTGATGTCTGTGGGTCATGGCGATCGCTGACTAGTACAGTCAATGAAGGAGCGCTGAGGCTGTAGTAGAGGTGGTGACACTGAGCCATCACAGAAACACAGTGAGTGGCTCACACAAACAAGCTACAGCCACACACCGACATAGGAAGCTACTATTAACTCACAAAAAAAGGGTTGATCGGCATTAAGTTCACAACACTCTCAACACGTGGAAAAACGCAAAAAACTCACCATTTGGAAATCGGCCACAGAGAAACCAACAGCGGATGTTTGATAATGTGGCACAAAGCGAATATTTTTCTCGGTTTGTGAAAGCGGATCTGCACAATCCCAGCTGCAGCAGCACTAGCAGTAGGCCAAGGCACAGCTCTCATTCTCTTCACTTCATCGCCTCATCAGCGGCGGCCCCCTAAAAACTGTCACcttaaatacaaaataacaaGTAAATCTCCATTACGCTGCAACATCATACAGCGGCGAAATTCACTGTGCCATAACCGGTCCCCTAGCAGCCACAGCAGCTTATTTACTACATGATTTTTTTGCCTGCTGTCGAAGTGCCCCCGGTTATGTTAAAACAAGCCCAGACTGACTGTGTTGGTGAGCAGCAACCAATCGGCACTGCTACCCAACCCCCCGTCTGCATAGGGCCGTGACACTCACCCTCCACACGcgcacacaagcacgcacgcacacaaacatgcacgtGCGCGCGCATGCACACCCAGGTGAAGTTTTAATAGTCAGCGGTATATATTAAACGGCTATGACATAGTAACCACAGATGAATGaatgacccgttttcaaaaaaCATTGCCTCATTTCTGCGCGTCTGTCCCATTGTTTCTGAGCTTAACTCTAGCCTACTGCAGgcctgtgtacgtgtgtgtgtgtgtgtgtgtggcgatgGAAGATCGAGAATACAAAATGATTGCAATGCGCCAACAGCCACACGGCCTCCCCGGTCAAACCAAACTCCGTGCGCCATGTTGCCTTTCCAGAGTCCTCTGACATGAGGAAACAGGCCGCTAGGCGCTCAGGAAACCAAGATAAAGGAGTCAGTAAAAACCGGGTTTTGCTCCGATTAAAATCTCAGTAATCGTCTTCCAGCTCGCCTCACATAACACTAATTTGGTGCGCATATTGTAGATCAAATTGATACATATTCATAAACACGCAAACTTACAGAGCACAATAGGCTCGCTGCAGTGGGCCAGTCCTTGAAGATCAAACAAAGACATTCAGAGACATGCCGCTTGACAGCAGAGGAACTTACCTCTTTATGCAGGTTTTTAATTAAACTACGAGGGCTGTTGCTTCAGATCTTTACGTGGTTCGTTTGCCTAACCTTTTGGGTGAATGATCCAGTAGAAACATTAGATAGATTCGATATAGATAACCAATTCACCCACCCCAACAGATCAGCTGTCTAGCGTTTACATTAAAACACGGCcctttattagttttttttaaaccagcttTGCTATCACACTGCAATAACACATCAAAGAGAAGGGCAATGTTATGTCAGTAGGCCGTAATTTCATTTAACAGAGGGTAAATAAAGGTATTATTACAAGGTGACTACTATTGTCTGTGGACACGTGCCCTCTTGTGTCTACAGGGAGAATTGCATGCTTTCGATTTTGACAGGAAATGGTTGCGTGGAAAAGacaatttctttgttttattttggttaCACATACAACACATTAGCATTTATTACATATAACACAAAGCATTTTTCGgtttcattatgttttttttttctccataataAACAGCGTAACATACATGTCAATCTGTTTATCAAGTGAATTTGGGGACAAAAACAGGCTGTTAGATACATAATCAAAACTATATTCACAAAGTGCAGAAATAACAAATACCGTGTTGAAAAGAATATTATGTATTGAGTTTTATCAGTTCAagctaataaaaaatgtatcgcaGTGTTCCCCGTTTTAGGTATGATGCAGGAtatcacaaaataaaacatattgaaCTGGACAACACAGAAAGGACAACTATACATCCACATAATTATGCGTAGGACAAATTTGATTTGCTGTTTGTACTAAAAGGGAATTTTTATAAATGTAGAAAATGTCACAAGAACCCGGCCATAGAAATGTTaaagcagaaaaagaaaagtcacaCATCAGGAATGAAATgcttgagggaaaaaaaaggttcaCTCTCTAATACATTTTTTGCTTGTACTGATTGGTGTGATAAATTCATGCATGCATGTCTGCCAAATTGGAATAACATACTACTAATTCAGTCATTTATTATGAGAGGATAAAGACAATGTCAAACACTGTACAAACAATCAGAGCCATTTCTAAATGGCAAAAAGTTCTCCCCCCCCTGACATTTGGGAGAAATGTTTTCCTAAGCATCTTCTTGCTCATGCACTGAAATGTTTTTCAAGCACTGGAGAGAAAGCTGCAAAACTATTGGCTGCTTTCATCCACCTTGGCACTGGGCTCACAGAGGGGTCTTTTCTCCATCATGGTGTATGGAAAAGGTGGAACATCACAGCCAGTGAAGTCTAGTTTCTTGGGAACACTACAGTTGCTAAAGTCAATTTTCTTGGCACTGTCACAACCAAACTCCAGCTTCTTGAGCCGAGCTAGACTCTTGATGCTGCCGGGGGGCCTCCCGGGGCTGACCTTATATCCTGCTGCTTTGGTGGTACCAAGTGGCCTCCCTGGGCTGGTTTTGAATCCAGCTGCTCTAGTTGTCCCAAGTGGACGCCCAGTACTTGTACGGTAACCAGCTGACTTTGTGGTCCCTGATGGCCTCCCTCTCCGGCCCGACTTCGCtgtgctcttcttcttcttagaGCCATCGGGCCCTACAGCCTCACTGCCCCTGATTCTCACTGTCTGAGGCTGGAAGTCATTCTGGGTGTCTTGCATTTGACAAACCATGGCCTTGTGCATGCCCTGTGGCAAAGGGGCTAGGCTGGCAAGGGACAGCTGCAGGCCAGGGGTTGTCGGAGAGGGGTAGAATTTGTTGGATTGTGTGCTACATAAATCAAAGTGGCTGGCTGGATGACAGTCTTCTGCCAGTTCACTCATACAAAAGTCACTGTTGCTGCTGGTCACTTGATGCATCATTTTCTGTTGGAGAGATACATACAAATTAGGTAGAAAAGCTGCACACGCGTACCAAAGCAAACCCAAAGAAACACTTTCAGTAGCTCACTTTTTGGTGAAGCCAACAGGCCTTTTAGCGTtgcaacacgcacacacacaaaaagagtgATGTCAAGACAATTCTAGGTAAACTAGTTATAGTTTGCACAAAAaagatgcatgcacaaaaataaGTTTTCTCACAAAAATGCAAAATTATTATAAGAACGTAAAATGAATAGTTCGTACCTTTTTTGTTGGTGGTTGTTAGATGGAAAGGGTTAATTTCGGATCGCATACCTTTTCCTCCCCTGGCAGCCACAACATCTTTGTGAGGACGCTGCACAAACTACGCCTTGGCGTCCATGAGTATCGTCTTGAAGAGGGACTGCGATTTCGGCTGCCTATTTCGTGCTCATTTAATCCTTTCAGCAGAGGTTTAGATGAGAGAGGCAGCCATTTTCGCCTGGaatcttttttaaaaaaacaggatGCACTGACCACGCATGCGCACAAACGCTTCCAGGAAACAGATTAATGTCACCCAATGT is a window encoding:
- the nsd1a gene encoding histone-lysine N-methyltransferase, H3 lysine-36 and H4 lysine-20 specific isoform X1, producing the protein MDKGPTTGYNHDNMNQSYRPAVRGGSVFGSGQPERRPRNGLVGTSYGNQCGIVRRGSDQPSAGQQPSSSLKQPAVLGYSQPDRSHCYSPLKRQQDQSTVVNRPDLERDLHPRNHLHCASPISDDGEFEAPSVQLPPSPSNEDMDPFETLQDVNRNGFSPHSPDSMERCSPIPNGYLHFESNLFDSSDIKEEDEDGEDSSSEDMAPFHHSPKLSQDRTVTDNKTSSSSGVDKRTYKPTVFNLMSKTISELNPTLSPSALPEITMRDGWSLGEESDSDGELTSPVDPGLSSPAGTNSNSNSPKKRPLPAVKYVEGDLVWAKFNRRPWWPCHITCDPDQAIYTKMKVPSPRPCRMYFLETIGEIVEGAWVPGNAILSFEGGHQFEDLPVLRRRGKQKEKNYKYTIPKSLLTAWKVSVAEAEVLLPERQRNTESVLSISVNGEERVPSPLPTEKPQEAPSVSVDPGRSPLPNMAPNGNKHNLIKNSAAIQSNKSKTCKKKKKCLSDIFGHIVGGSKELSTITNTADQFHTTTRALKDEPKDSPYADLDSVPILHRPKRTAVPAIQDIDRLFRKEPGSTKAKTKFTEIVNPSTDPCESSSILTNKLTSKDTNSEQGLGSCSELSYSSTEKHSMNLPASSRLMTRALKAEEETDLKDALATSQISTNALTDECLDNTPTDAPIKTERSLHLESPITISNASSSTNHSSVKRRARKPDKKQIRNGSLIKSNCVDSSAPTAQPVKIKTENPDLSSSTSPSSSLSPVDPFQDVKELMFKSLVKEDSSDSELINFRPDSNYKFSTFLMLLKDMHDTREQEGKPLALPPSPVLIKEEPLVMPTSAEGDLMKGSCDGLTKGIKTENGRSGKSTTPKNAAVKAKNRTKAIMSAGTYHCEDFPVRSQIRSSDKQRRKQRIPAKLKLSIPGLSSDLAGLAYGREFVSGHADLADPRCCPPAAADPSASYLDKNSGSAVAPKKRWQMVDGAAQNKGEVMNEVSAEMNGSYTMRASPDLDLGVEKQAENDLHFSEASSTAGHSENKRLRKPTKRLLESTEDYEQIFVPKKKSKKHTAESSKMQTSGMTAHYDLSTTPERNTSASSSVEPTEASAEQEQSPPQYELSPVAFSVSPATTRPSLDAETAEETDPPPESDTGLLVQERKRPRKLLHKVLECTIEEVSVAHTKMKEPKRHSGVTSEVKVLAKKTQVESVKKEKPVPSTSSAPAAAPQHSESKDLPVVLTPNRPPSLPGSKTPKQEAEVEACSTEEKQNVHTGTPKPEVLSVSLNDSLSSQVDVKGKTSLKENVCQVCERTGELLVCDGHCYGAFHLQCIGLSVAPKGKFLCRECNAGVHTCFVCKKSDNGVKRCIIPLCGKFYHTNCILAYSATQPHNKGFRCPLHVCLSCHITNPLNICSSKGRLARCVRCPVAYHANDNCMAAGSLVLANNSFLCPNHFTPRKGCKNHEHINVSWCFVCSEGGSLLCCEACPAAFHRECLNIEMPQGSWFCNDCKAGKRPRIKDILWVKWGRYRWWPAEVCLAKDVPNNILRMKHEVGEFPVQFFGSKDFVWTYQARVFPYMEGDTHSIEKMGKGTDAVYKNALTDAAERFRELQAEKEMKQLQEERKSDKKPPPYKPIKVNRPIGKVQIITADLSEIPRCNCKASDENPCGIDSECINRMLMYECHPQVCAAGERCQNQAFTKRQYTPVEIVRTLSCGWGLVGVSDIKKGAFVCEYVGEVIDEEECRARIKHAQENDICNFYMLTLDKDRIIDAGPKGNQARFMNHCCQPNCETQKWTVNGDTRVGLFSLQDIPKGMELNFNYNLECLGNGKTACKCGAPNCSGFLGVRPKNQPSAEKLKLKEGKRKVPMKKKTKQEVTKEREDECFSCGDGGQIVSCKKPGCPKVYHADCLNLAKRPAGRWECPWHQCDVCGREAASFCEMCPSSYCKEHREGMLFISKLDGKLSCSEHDPCGPDPLEPGEIREYVPNMTSVRPGAMADPVALSQGPDSRGASSAAITSPAGQAASARQGPPPPPPPPPRLYINTKTATSSFVPSSRSYHTDRTEGRGFSTPTSSKEEREDGEVEDGEVCGLEMEEVEDDDDEEAEEEEDDDMEEMEIVEDEEDEPLYGGDLLEEGDDDEEEDEGGDGDDAWGDYVDEDADDGEVEGEEWGRVEDDDK